The Ornithodoros turicata isolate Travis chromosome 7, ASM3712646v1, whole genome shotgun sequence genome includes a region encoding these proteins:
- the LOC135399798 gene encoding proton-coupled zinc antiporter SLC30A2-like, which translates to MEVIKSTSSLHCHKSLQSPSADVDVSARRRLICASILCFIFMVLQFVGGILANSLAIATDAAHLLADFASFLISLLSLWWGAKPATKRKSFGWYRAEVLGALTSIVMIWAVTGILVYMAIQKIIKQEYHIQATIMLVSASLGVAVNIVMGLALQVHPGFGFDHHTHGSEDSRRRADLPSHFTEPFIVKEETIESVHGRGSLGVVTGAPAVKEDNAAEPQRADHISLSQTSAPLPVVASHVDTASVAGSADAVPGKNAELQPDKPTSAALDKARVETRTTRLPSAPADTISSFPSRKRSRGIRNFNVRAAFVHVVGDLLQSIGVLIAAIVVYFCPSCGIADPICTLVFSVIVLVTTIAILGEALNALMEGIPHGIDYEQVQSLLLSVPGVARVHDLHIWSLSLDRVALSAHVVLSPTATDSMAVRRDAARTIRRVVDVHKLTLQMEEYEEGIRHDCRHCVEPQD; encoded by the exons ATGGAGGTAATTAAATCAACGTCCTCTCTGCACTGCCACAAATCTCTGCAGAGTCCCAGCGCTGACGTCGATGTGAGCGCTCGGCGCAGACTCATCTGCGCCAGCATTTTATGCTTCATCTTTATGGTGCTGCAGTTCGTGGGTGGCATACTGGCCAACAGCTTGGCGATCGCCACGGACGCAGCCCACCTCCTTGCCGACTTCGCCAGCTTCCTCATCAGCCTGCTTTCGCTGTG GTGGGGCGCGAAGCCAGCGACAAAGCGCAAGAGTTTTGGCTGGTACCGCGCTGAGGTACTTGGAGCGCTCACATCCATCGTCATGATCTGGGCTGTCACGGGTATTCTCGTCTACATGGCCATCCAGAAGATAATTAAACAGGAGTATCATATCCAAGCAACCATTATGCTTGTGTCGGCATCGCTAGGTGTCGCCGTCAACATCGTTATGGGACTCGCTCTTCAAGTACATCCGGGCTTTGGGTTCGACCACCATACTCACGGTTCTGAAGACTCACGCAGGAGAGCTGATCTCCCTAGTCACTTCACAGAACCTTTCATTGTCAAAGAAGAAACCATAGAATCCGTACACGGAAGAGGTTCACTCGGGGTTGTTACTGGGGCTCCTGCCGTGAAGGAGGATAATGCTGCTGAACCACAACGTGCAGATCACATTTCCCTTTCGCAAACTAGTGCTCCTCTGCCTGTGGTAGCAAGCCACGTCGACACCGCTTCTGTAGCCGGTTCCGCCGATGCCGTGCCAGGAAAAAATGCAGAACTACAGCCTGACAAACCGACGTCAGCAGCACTGGACAAAGCGAGAGTGGAGACCAGAACTACAAG GCTTCCATCTGCACCTGCCGACACAATCTCCAGCTTCCCATCCCGCAAGCGCTCTCGGGGCATCCGCAATTTCAACGTCCGAGCAGCCTTTGTGCACGTTGTGGGAGACCTGCTGCAGAGCATAGGGGTGCTGATAGCGGCGATTGTAGTGTATTTCTGTCCAAGCTGTGGCATAGCAGATCCCATATGCACGCTCGTCTTCTCGGTAATCGTCCTAGTGACCACAATCGCCATACTTGGAGAGGCACTCAATGCGCTCATGGAAGGAATTCCACACGGCATCGATTACGAACAG GTACAAAGTCTGCTGTTGTCGGTGCCTGGCGTGGCACGTGTACACGACCTGCACATCTGGTCGCTGAGCCTGGACAGAGTCGCCCTCTCCGCTCACGTAGTGCTCAGCCCTACAGCCACCGACTCTATGGCAGTGCGACGGGACGCTGCCCGGACGATTCGCCGAGTCGTGGACGTCCACAAGCTTACACTACAGATGGAAGAGTACGAAGAGGGTATCCGCCACGACTGTCGCCATTGCGTGGAGCCGCAAGATTAA